The Amycolatopsis sp. NBC_01480 genome segment CAGTCCCGGACCACGATGTCGCCGGACTCACAGTGCTTTCCCACGACTCGGGACAAAGTGGCGGCCGCGGGGTCGGTCCCGTCCGCCGCCGAGCGCGAGACGACGCGGCAGTCGTACACCGCGTCGTACAGCGCGGTGCGGATGTTGTCGCTCATGCCGCCGTCGACGCTCACGTAGCGGCGCGCGGTTTCGTCGCCGAGCGCGACGTCCTTGATGGTGCCCACCTCGTACAGCGTGATCGTGCCCGGGCCGGCGATGGCGCGGCCCGGCTCGCCCGCGATGCGCGGCACCGGCAGGTCCGCGTACGCGCATTCCTTGCGCACGATCTCGCGGATCTGCGTGATCATCTGCGCGGGCGGCGGCGGGTTGTCCTTTTCGGTGTACGCGATGCCGAAGCCGCCGCCGAGGTCGACCAGGTTCAGCTGGTCGAGCAGCTCGCGGCCGTGCTCCTTGGCCAGGTCGCCGAGCAGCCCGACCACGCGGCGGGCGGCGACCTCGAAGCCGTCGGCGTCGAAGATCTGCGAGCCGATGTGGCTGTGCAGCCCGGTCAGCTTCAGCGACGGCGCGTTCAGCACCCGGCGCACGGCCTCGGCGGCGTCGCCCGAAGCCAGCGAGAAGCCGAACTTCTGGTCCTCGTGCGCGGTGGCGATGAACTCGTGGGTGTGCGCCTCGACGCCCACCGTGACCCGGACCAGCACCGGCTGCACGACGTCGCGCTGCGCGGCCACGTCGGCCAGCCGGGCGATCTCGTAGTACGAGTCGACCACCACAGTGCCGACGCCCGCGTCCACCGCGGCCTCCAGCTCGGCGACCGACTTGTTGTTGCCGTGGAAGGTGATCCGCTCGGCCGGGAAGTCCGCGCGCTGCGCGACGGCCAGCTCGCCGCCGCTGCACACGTCCAGGCTCAGCCCCTGCTCGGCCACCCAGCGGGCGATCTCGATGGAGAGGAAGGCCTTGGACGCGTAGTGCACCAGCGCCGGGTCGTCGAACGCCTCCGCGTAGTCGGCGCAGCGGGACTTGAAGTCCGCCTCGTCGACCACGAACAGCGGCGTGCCGTAGGTCTCGGCCAGCTCGCGCACGTCGACGCCGGCGATCCGCACCACGCCGTCGGCGGCGCGGAAGGTGTTGCGCGGCCACACTTTCGCGGGCAGCTGGTCGAGTTCGACGGCGCTCGCGGGCGGGAACCCGGAGGCGTCGGCATGGGGGTAGACGTCGGCGTGGCGGGGGCCCGCGGGGTGCGCCATGGGTTACATCCGTTCCGGAGCGGAGACACCGAGGAGGGACAGGCCGTTCGCCAGGACCTGGCGGGCGGCTTCGCACAACGCGAGACGGGCGTACGTCAGAGGGGTCGCCTCCTCGTCGCCCTGCGGCAGGACCCGCGCCTCGCGTACGGCGTAGAACTTGTGCAGCGCGCCGGCCAGCTCTTCGAGATAGCGCGCGACCCGGTGGGGCTCACGCATTTCGGCGGCGCGGCGCACCATGGCGGGGTATTCGCCGATGGTGCGCATGAGGTCGCCCTCGACCGGCAGCGTCAGCAGTCCGAATTGGACGCTGTCGACGTCCGCCGCGATCGCTTCGGGCTTGAGGCCGAGGTCGGCCGCGGAGCGCTGCATCGAGCGCAGCCGGGCGTGGGCGTACTGCACGTAGTAGACCGGGTTGTCGTTGGAGTGCTTGCGCAGCAGGTCCAGGTCGACGTCCAGGCTGGAGTCCACGGAGTAGCGGATCAGCTCGTACCGGGCCGGGTCGACGCCGACCGCCTCGACCAGGTCCTCCATGGTGATCACGGTGCCCGCGCGCTTGGACATGCGCACCGGCTTGCCGTCGCTGACCAGGTTCACCATCTGGCCGATCAGCACCTCGACGCTGTCCGGGTCGTCGCCGAAGGCCGCGGCCGCGGCCTTGAGCCGGGCGATGTAGCCGTGGTGGTCCGCGCCGAGCATGTAGATGCACAGGTCGAAGCCGCGGTTGCGCTTGTCCTTGAAGTAGGCGAGGTCGCCGGCGATGTAGGCCGGGTTGCCGTCGGTCTTGATGACGACGCGGTCCTTGTCGTCGCCGTACTCGCTGGAGCGCAGCCACCAGGCGCCCTCGTCGAAGTACAGGTTGCCGGAGTCCTTGAGCTGCTGCACCGCGGCGTCGACGGCGCCGGACTCGTGCAGCGAGTTCTCGTGGAAGTAGACGTCGAAGTCGGTGCCGAAATCGTGCAGGCTCTGCTTGATCTCGCTGAACATCAGCTCGATGCCGATCCGGCGGAAGGCCTCGTGCCGCTCGGCCTCGGGCAGCGACAGCGCGCTCGGCTCGGCCTTGAGCACCTCGGCCGCGATGTCGGTGATGTAGCCGCCCGAGTACCCGTCCTCCGGCGCCGGCTCGCCCTTGGCGGCGGCGATCAGGGAGCGCACGAAGCGGTCGATCTGCGCGCCGGCGTCGTTGAAGTAGTACTCGCGCGTGACGTCGGCGCCCTGCGCGGACAGCACGCGGCCCAGCGCGTCGCCGACCGCCGCCCAGCGGGTGCCGCCGAGGTGGATCGGGCCGGTCGGGTTGGCCGAGACGAACTCGAGGTTGATCACGCGCCCGGCGAGCGCGTCGCCGCGCCCGTAGCCGTCACCCGCGGTGAGCACCTGGCGGACGACCTCGCCCTGCGCGCCGGCCGCGAGCCGGAAGTTGAGGAAGCCGGGCCCGGCGACCTCGGCGGCGTCGACCCCGTCGGCGGCCGACACGACCTCGGCCAGCGCGTCGGCGAACTCCCGCGGCTTCAGCCCGGCCTTCTTGGCCACCTGGAGGGCGAGGTTGGTCGCGTAGTCGCCGTGTTCGGGGTTGCGCGGGCGTTCGATGGTCACCTGCTCCGGCAGCACGGCGGTGTCGACGCCCCGTGCGTCGAGCACCTGCACGGCGGAGCTGCGGACCAGGTCGGCGAGAGCGGCGGGAGTCACTCGCCGAATTCTAGGTGTGCCCAGGTCGGACGCCCACGGCGGCACGGGCGTGTCGGGAGCGCCGTCACACCCCCCGTGATCGTGAGAGGTGTTCACGGTCACCAGACGCCAGGTCTCTACACTGGCCGGGGGCAGGGTCCGTCCGGATCCCTCCAATCCCTCACGAGGAGATCGCGGGAACCATGGCGAACGGGACAACCAGGAAGAAGGGGACGCCCAACAAGGCGATGAAGGCGGCCAAAGCCCGCTCGGTCGTCGCCAAGAAGGGCACACCGTGGGGCACCATCGCCGGTGTGGTCCTGGTGGTCGCCCTCCTGGCTTCGGTGATCACCTATTACATGGTGAAGTCCGCACCGCAGCGTGACCAGAAGTCGCGTGACGAGGCCGCGGCCGCGTACGCGCCGAGCGCGTCCAACCCGGACCCGTCCAAGAAGATCCCCGGCGTGATCACCGCCAACTACGCCGGCTCGGTGCACATCCTGCCGACCGAGCGCGTGGCCTACGACCACTCCCCGCCCTTCGGCGGCCCGCACGACGGCTACTGGGCCGCCTGCAACGGCGTCGTCTACCCGAACGCGGTGCGCACCGAGAACATGGTGCACAGCCTGGAGCACGGCACCGTGTGGATCGCCTACAACCCGCAGCAGATCACCGGGGACCAGGTGTCCTTGCTGTCCGCTCGGGTCAAGGGCAAGCCGTACACGATGATGTCGCCGTACCCGGGCCTGGACAAGCCGATCTCGCTGCAGTCGTGGGGCCACCAGCTGAAGCTGGACAAGGCCGACGACCCGCGCATCGACGAGTTCATCGCCGCGCTGCGGACCAACCCGAACGGCGTGTACCCGGAAATCGGCGCGTCCTGCGACGCGCTCGGCCCCGGCCAGTTCGACCCGAGCAACCCGCCGCCGTTCGACCCGAGCAAGCCGGGCCCGGACGCGAAGCCGATGACCTACAAGGGCAGCACCGGTGCGCAGGGCGACGCCGGCACCGCTCCGGGCAGCTCGGGCATGCCGTCCAGCCCGCCGGCCGGGCAGTGATCGCTCAATGAGCTCGGAAACCGACCTCGAACCGGACCAGGCCGACGCCGTGGTGGCCGAGCGGCCGGCCTGGTCGCGCTGGGTGGTCATCGGCGGGACGCTGGTCGCCGTGCTGCTGATCGGCGCCGCCATCGGGATGTTCGCCACGCGGCTGACCGACGGCGACTCGGCGACCTTGTCGACGCCGGGCGCCGGCTCGGTCGAGGTCGGTTTCGCGCAGGACATGTCGGTGCACCACCTGCAGGCCGTCACGATGGCGAACTGGGCGCGCGACCACACCACGGACCCCGAGGTGAAGCAGCTCGCGTTCGACATCGAGAGCACGCAGACCGAGCAGGTCGGCCGGATGAAGGGCTGGCTCATGCTGTGGGACCAGCCCGAGCAGACCACCGGCGCGTACATGACCTGGATGACCGAGCCCATGGGCCACGCCGGCATGCAGATGCCGTCCAGCTCCCCGGCCGGCGGCGCGCCGATGCCCGGCATGGCCACCGACGAGGACCTGGCCAAGATGCGCACGCTTTCGGGCAAGGCGCTGGACATCGACTTCCTCCAGCTGATGCTGCGCCACCACCAGGGCGGCACGGCGATGGCGCAGTACGCGCAGGACCACTCGAGCCTGCCGGCGCTCAAGGCGCTCACCACGAGCATGCTGACCTCGCAGGGCGCCGAGATGGACCAGATGAAGCTGATGCTGCAGGCGCGGGGCGCGAAGCCGCTTCCCGCGCCTTGATCTGACACGCGAAAAGCGGGGCCGTCCGACGTCGGACGGCCCCGCTTTTCGCGTGCTACCAAGACATTTCTTGGCACCGTCTCGCACATTGGGGCGCTTCGACCTGCAGCGTGGCGTGCTTGATCGCGTAGCGCGCGGATAGCAGGTCCTGCGCCTCGGTGAGGACGGCCGACTGCTCGGCCTCCCCCTTGATCGTCAGGTGCGCCGAGGCGACCTCCATGCCGGAGGTCAGCGTCCAGACGTGCAGGTCGTGCACGTCCTCGACGCCGGGCAGCGCGGCCAGTTCGGTGCTGATCTCGCCGACGTCGACGCCCGTCGGGGCGTGCTGGAAGAGGATGCGCAGCGCGCGGCGGGCCAGCGTCCAGGTCCGGGGCAGCACGAACAGCCCGATCGCGACACCGATGATCGGGTCGGCGTACCGCCAGCCCGTGGTCAGCGTGATGGCGCCGCTGACCAGCACGCCGACCGAGCCGATCAGGTCGGCGAGCACTTCGAGGTACGCGCCGCGCACGTTCAGGCTTTCCTTGGCGCCTGAGCGAAGCATCAGGAACGACACGATGTTCGCGATCAGGCCGGCGCCCGCGGCGAGCATCACCGGCAGCCCGGCCACCTCCGGCGGGTCGCTGATCCGGCCGATCGCCTCCACCAGCACGTAACCGGCGACGCCGAACAGCAGCACGGCGTTCGCCAGCGCGGCCAGGACTTCCGCGCGGTACATGCCGAACGTGCGGCTGAGCGTCGGGCCGCTGCGCCGCGCCAGCAGGATCGCGGCCAGGGCCATGCCGACGCCGAGGACGTCGGTGAACATGTGCGCCGCGTCGGAGATCAGGGCGAGCGAACCGGTGGCGAAGCCGACCACGAACTCCAGCACCATGAACCCGGCGCCGATGAACAGCGAGATCAGCAGCGCGCGCACGTACCGCCCCGAGGCGCTGCCCGGCGCGACCGCCTGCCCGTGGCCATGTCCGTGGCCCATGTTCCGCCTCCCTGTCCGCGTCTCAGCCGAAATATATAGTCACATGCGCATATGTGCAATACAGGTAAGCCTAAGTTCACCTTAACGACCGGAGGGCGGACAGAACCATCCCCCGGGCGTGGGCTTCCCGGGGGATGGGACGAGCGGTCAGCGGAACAGGCGGAAGAACCCACGCACCTGCTGCACCAGCGATTCCGGCTGTTCCAGCGCGGCGAAGTGGCCGCCGTGCGGCATCTCTTCGAACCAGCGCAGGTCGGTGAACCGCTGCTCGGCCTCCCGCCGCGACGGGCGGGTGATCTCACGCGGGTAGATCGACAGCCCGGACGGCGCCGTGACCTGGGCCCGGAAGCTGCCGAAGCTCTCC includes the following:
- the lysA gene encoding diaminopimelate decarboxylase; translation: MAHPAGPRHADVYPHADASGFPPASAVELDQLPAKVWPRNTFRAADGVVRIAGVDVRELAETYGTPLFVVDEADFKSRCADYAEAFDDPALVHYASKAFLSIEIARWVAEQGLSLDVCSGGELAVAQRADFPAERITFHGNNKSVAELEAAVDAGVGTVVVDSYYEIARLADVAAQRDVVQPVLVRVTVGVEAHTHEFIATAHEDQKFGFSLASGDAAEAVRRVLNAPSLKLTGLHSHIGSQIFDADGFEVAARRVVGLLGDLAKEHGRELLDQLNLVDLGGGFGIAYTEKDNPPPPAQMITQIREIVRKECAYADLPVPRIAGEPGRAIAGPGTITLYEVGTIKDVALGDETARRYVSVDGGMSDNIRTALYDAVYDCRVVSRSAADGTDPAAATLSRVVGKHCESGDIVVRDCWLPDTLAPGDLLAVAATGAYCYSMASGYNRQPRPAVVAVRNGGARVLLRRETTDDMLRLEV
- the argS gene encoding arginine--tRNA ligase, with the protein product MTPAALADLVRSSAVQVLDARGVDTAVLPEQVTIERPRNPEHGDYATNLALQVAKKAGLKPREFADALAEVVSAADGVDAAEVAGPGFLNFRLAAGAQGEVVRQVLTAGDGYGRGDALAGRVINLEFVSANPTGPIHLGGTRWAAVGDALGRVLSAQGADVTREYYFNDAGAQIDRFVRSLIAAAKGEPAPEDGYSGGYITDIAAEVLKAEPSALSLPEAERHEAFRRIGIELMFSEIKQSLHDFGTDFDVYFHENSLHESGAVDAAVQQLKDSGNLYFDEGAWWLRSSEYGDDKDRVVIKTDGNPAYIAGDLAYFKDKRNRGFDLCIYMLGADHHGYIARLKAAAAAFGDDPDSVEVLIGQMVNLVSDGKPVRMSKRAGTVITMEDLVEAVGVDPARYELIRYSVDSSLDVDLDLLRKHSNDNPVYYVQYAHARLRSMQRSAADLGLKPEAIAADVDSVQFGLLTLPVEGDLMRTIGEYPAMVRRAAEMREPHRVARYLEELAGALHKFYAVREARVLPQGDEEATPLTYARLALCEAARQVLANGLSLLGVSAPERM
- a CDS encoding DUF3105 domain-containing protein, whose amino-acid sequence is MANGTTRKKGTPNKAMKAAKARSVVAKKGTPWGTIAGVVLVVALLASVITYYMVKSAPQRDQKSRDEAAAAYAPSASNPDPSKKIPGVITANYAGSVHILPTERVAYDHSPPFGGPHDGYWAACNGVVYPNAVRTENMVHSLEHGTVWIAYNPQQITGDQVSLLSARVKGKPYTMMSPYPGLDKPISLQSWGHQLKLDKADDPRIDEFIAALRTNPNGVYPEIGASCDALGPGQFDPSNPPPFDPSKPGPDAKPMTYKGSTGAQGDAGTAPGSSGMPSSPPAGQ
- a CDS encoding DUF305 domain-containing protein — protein: MSSETDLEPDQADAVVAERPAWSRWVVIGGTLVAVLLIGAAIGMFATRLTDGDSATLSTPGAGSVEVGFAQDMSVHHLQAVTMANWARDHTTDPEVKQLAFDIESTQTEQVGRMKGWLMLWDQPEQTTGAYMTWMTEPMGHAGMQMPSSSPAGGAPMPGMATDEDLAKMRTLSGKALDIDFLQLMLRHHQGGTAMAQYAQDHSSLPALKALTTSMLTSQGAEMDQMKLMLQARGAKPLPAP
- a CDS encoding cation diffusion facilitator family transporter, coding for MGHGHGHGQAVAPGSASGRYVRALLISLFIGAGFMVLEFVVGFATGSLALISDAAHMFTDVLGVGMALAAILLARRSGPTLSRTFGMYRAEVLAALANAVLLFGVAGYVLVEAIGRISDPPEVAGLPVMLAAGAGLIANIVSFLMLRSGAKESLNVRGAYLEVLADLIGSVGVLVSGAITLTTGWRYADPIIGVAIGLFVLPRTWTLARRALRILFQHAPTGVDVGEISTELAALPGVEDVHDLHVWTLTSGMEVASAHLTIKGEAEQSAVLTEAQDLLSARYAIKHATLQVEAPQCARRCQEMSW